One part of the Mangrovibacillus cuniculi genome encodes these proteins:
- a CDS encoding O-antigen ligase family protein has protein sequence MSLSNRWVVFFFILPHLSIIFFNIDTIEPVITVWKLGVILASIVCLFLIYGEITIFNVLLICHVALVLISSILNGTLSIGIFFTIIIFIGFCIYISYCMTNFKELISGLYYLFGFIIILNFITILTNGVSTSSNGVPIYLLGGKNAIVMTALPSIPIAYLYSNYIYKKLKIIPIIVILISMLSIYLSESGTGILVAILATIFLVLPARILPSFNTYLILYFIAFLLIVVFKIQILFGNFITIILDKDLTFTGRTYIWDFVLSTIRDSWLLGYGRGNSIISNYFVTLNETHNGVLEVLMFSGILGALVFLVLFLIIARKLSFYKSHIFSKVLSYSILLYMIIGLTESVFYKVEFWLLLIIASGIGRVIIQIENNAENSEIKISH, from the coding sequence ATGAGTTTATCTAACAGGTGGGTAGTATTTTTTTTTATTTTACCTCACTTGAGTATTATTTTCTTTAATATAGATACAATAGAACCGGTTATAACTGTATGGAAACTAGGAGTAATATTAGCATCAATCGTATGTCTTTTTTTAATTTATGGGGAGATTACTATTTTCAATGTATTGCTAATATGTCACGTAGCATTAGTTTTGATTTCTTCAATATTGAATGGCACCTTATCGATCGGGATCTTTTTCACTATTATAATATTTATTGGTTTTTGTATTTATATTTCATATTGTATGACTAATTTTAAAGAACTAATTAGTGGACTGTATTATTTATTTGGATTTATTATCATATTAAATTTTATTACGATCTTAACAAATGGTGTAAGTACTAGTAGTAATGGCGTCCCAATTTATTTATTAGGTGGTAAAAATGCGATTGTAATGACTGCCTTACCATCTATCCCTATTGCTTATTTATATTCTAACTATATATATAAAAAGTTAAAAATAATACCTATTATTGTCATTTTGATCAGTATGCTATCTATCTATTTATCTGAGAGTGGTACAGGAATTTTAGTTGCAATTTTAGCCACAATATTTCTAGTTTTACCAGCAAGGATTTTACCATCTTTTAACACCTATCTTATTTTATATTTTATAGCCTTTTTATTAATAGTGGTGTTTAAGATTCAAATACTATTTGGTAATTTTATCACAATAATACTAGATAAGGATTTAACCTTCACTGGTAGAACGTACATTTGGGATTTTGTTCTTTCTACTATTAGAGATTCCTGGTTGTTAGGTTATGGTCGAGGTAACAGTATTATTAGTAATTACTTCGTTACATTAAATGAAACACATAATGGAGTTCTTGAGGTTTTGATGTTTTCCGGAATATTAGGTGCGTTAGTATTTTTAGTATTGTTTTTAATAATTGCTAGGAAATTAAGTTTTTATAAATCTCATATTTTCTCAAAGGTGCTTTCGTACTCAATATTACTATATATGATAATTGGTCTAACTGAAAGTGTGTTTTATAAGGTGGAATTTTGGCTATTACTTATTATTGCTTCTGGTATAGGTAGAGTTATCATTCAAATTGAAAATAATGCGGAAAACAGTGAAATCAAGATATCCCACTAA